In the genome of Myxococcus guangdongensis, one region contains:
- a CDS encoding chemotaxis protein CheW gives MKILPRSMEEAQEQEAVELLERRASRLREQAETTVEEAVHWIAEFPLGEERYALSLEMLRAALPLRMVTPVPLSSPHVVGVLRFQGQVLSALSLASMLGGHGWRQDPAVLLVVDRGDGELCALDCEAIPRPTTLPASAVEAARVRAEGPVMEVFTQDRQLIHLIDLKRLFTTRSTGGRNAR, from the coding sequence ATGAAAATCCTTCCCAGAAGCATGGAGGAGGCCCAGGAGCAGGAGGCCGTCGAACTGCTCGAGCGGCGCGCCTCGCGGCTGCGTGAGCAGGCCGAGACGACGGTGGAGGAGGCGGTCCACTGGATCGCCGAGTTCCCGCTGGGCGAGGAGCGCTACGCGCTGTCGCTGGAGATGCTGCGCGCGGCCCTGCCCCTGCGGATGGTGACGCCGGTGCCGCTGTCCTCGCCGCATGTCGTCGGGGTGCTGCGCTTCCAGGGTCAGGTGCTCTCCGCGCTGAGCCTCGCGTCCATGCTGGGCGGACACGGCTGGCGGCAGGACCCGGCGGTGTTGCTGGTGGTGGACCGCGGCGACGGCGAATTGTGCGCGCTGGACTGCGAGGCCATTCCGCGCCCCACGACGCTGCCGGCGAGCGCGGTGGAGGCCGCGCGCGTGCGGGCCGAGGGGCCGGTGATGGAGGTCTTCACCCAGGACCGGCAGCTCATCCACCTCATCGACCTCAAGCGCCTGTTCACCACCCGCTCGACGGGAGGACGCAATGCCCGTTGA
- a CDS encoding CheR family methyltransferase has product MSAELDPRLLTRAREVVSSITGFRDDAIASEAMERVVRGELARGRSSADLLGEMLFPQSPLSGTLVRAALVGETYFFRQPEHFRYISQAGVPAALRKGALALRGWSAGCATGEEAYSLAAALLASVPHGFPVEVLGTDLHEASLETARRASYGTWSRRESAPRLFPLYLDAPERQVTILPVVRRVATFAQGNLLAPLPERFGRFDFILCRNVLTYFSPAAREQAISLLTRALNPGGFLFLGAVEADRVPPGMVREGPPELQTFRMLAPGELTTPAPAPRPVERAEPPAPLFRKPKATPVPVVPARVTPPPPPSRLHLEALERIEEGDVEGAAAVLESLVRQAPDYLPGLLELALLRERTGAREAAVPLMRALRVRAERLAPDHLVDGPEALPARFYQASADAYLNQGALE; this is encoded by the coding sequence ATGAGCGCAGAGCTCGACCCGCGGCTTTTGACCCGAGCGCGGGAAGTGGTGTCATCCATCACCGGCTTCCGCGACGACGCCATCGCCTCCGAGGCGATGGAGCGCGTGGTGCGTGGCGAGCTCGCGCGTGGGCGCTCGTCGGCGGACCTGTTGGGGGAGATGCTCTTCCCCCAGTCGCCCCTGTCCGGCACGTTGGTGCGCGCGGCGCTGGTGGGGGAGACCTACTTCTTCCGGCAGCCCGAGCACTTCCGCTACATCTCCCAGGCGGGCGTGCCCGCGGCGCTGCGCAAGGGCGCGCTGGCGCTGCGCGGCTGGAGCGCGGGCTGCGCCACGGGCGAGGAGGCCTACTCGCTGGCGGCGGCGCTGCTGGCGTCGGTGCCGCACGGCTTCCCGGTGGAGGTGCTGGGCACGGACCTGCACGAGGCCAGCCTGGAGACGGCGCGGCGCGCGTCCTACGGCACCTGGTCCCGGCGCGAGTCGGCGCCGCGGCTGTTCCCGCTCTACCTGGACGCGCCGGAGCGGCAGGTCACCATCCTCCCCGTCGTGCGCCGCGTCGCCACCTTCGCGCAGGGGAACCTGCTGGCGCCCCTGCCCGAGCGCTTCGGCCGCTTCGACTTCATCCTCTGCCGCAACGTGCTCACGTACTTCTCCCCGGCCGCGCGCGAGCAGGCCATCTCGCTCCTGACGCGCGCGCTCAACCCCGGCGGCTTCCTCTTTTTGGGCGCGGTGGAGGCGGACCGGGTGCCGCCCGGCATGGTGCGCGAGGGCCCGCCGGAGCTGCAGACCTTCCGCATGCTGGCGCCCGGTGAGCTGACCACGCCCGCGCCCGCGCCGCGCCCGGTGGAGCGCGCCGAGCCGCCCGCGCCCTTGTTCCGCAAGCCCAAGGCGACGCCGGTGCCGGTGGTGCCCGCGAGGGTGACGCCGCCGCCTCCGCCGTCCCGGCTGCACCTGGAGGCGCTGGAGCGCATCGAGGAGGGCGACGTGGAGGGCGCGGCGGCGGTGCTGGAGTCGCTCGTGCGTCAGGCTCCCGATTATCTGCCGGGCCTGCTCGAGCTCGCGCTCCTGCGGGAGCGCACCGGGGCGCGCGAGGCGGCGGTGCCGCTGATGCGCGCGCTCAGGGTTCGCGCGGAACGGCTCGCACCGGACCACCTCGTGGACGGGCCCGAGGCCCTGCCGGCGCGGTTCTATCAGGCGTCCGCTGACGCCTACCTCAATCAAGGGGCCCTCGAATGA
- a CDS encoding response regulator, producing MSLPSLLLVDDSDAILALERAILSGHYTIHTASNGREALEKVSRLRPAAVLLDLSMPEMDGDEVLQRMKADPATSDIPVIIISSEKSRAEACLGLGAETFLAKPFRADELLHAVGEALANSRRRARTGSLLVLRVTVGTLEFAVPLDSVREVLLHPATRPLPTAPSYLREYVEVRGEALCVLDVARRLSVEHSLPRVERMLVVIQVDGVALALAVDTVKDPEEYAAADIDRRERVGGTDHGPLRDGLIGMLRAGGHLLPILDPRVFVARGLLQDLPKMVEAAEARRSA from the coding sequence GTGAGCCTGCCGTCCCTGCTGCTCGTCGACGACAGCGACGCCATCCTGGCGCTCGAACGCGCCATCCTCTCCGGCCACTACACCATCCACACCGCGAGCAACGGGCGCGAGGCGCTGGAGAAGGTCTCCCGCCTGAGGCCCGCCGCGGTGCTGCTGGACCTGTCGATGCCGGAGATGGACGGCGACGAGGTCCTCCAGCGGATGAAGGCGGACCCGGCCACGTCGGACATCCCGGTCATCATCATCTCCTCGGAGAAGTCGCGCGCGGAGGCGTGTCTGGGGTTGGGCGCGGAGACGTTCCTGGCCAAGCCCTTCCGCGCGGATGAGCTCCTGCACGCGGTGGGGGAGGCGCTGGCCAACTCGCGGCGCCGCGCGCGCACCGGCTCGCTGCTGGTGCTGCGGGTGACGGTGGGCACGCTGGAGTTCGCGGTGCCGCTGGACTCGGTGCGCGAGGTGCTCCTGCATCCGGCGACGCGGCCGTTGCCCACGGCGCCCTCGTACCTGCGCGAATACGTGGAGGTGCGGGGCGAGGCGCTGTGCGTGCTGGACGTGGCCCGGCGGCTGAGCGTGGAGCACTCGCTGCCGCGCGTGGAGCGGATGCTGGTGGTCATCCAGGTGGACGGGGTGGCGCTGGCGCTCGCGGTGGACACGGTGAAGGACCCGGAGGAGTACGCGGCGGCGGACATCGACCGGCGCGAGCGCGTGGGCGGCACGGACCATGGTCCGCTGCGCGATGGGCTCATCGGGATGTTGCGCGCCGGGGGGCACCTGTTGCCCATTTTGGATCCGCGGGTGTTCGTGGCTCGGGGCCTCTTGCAGGACCTGCCCAAGATGGTGGAGGCCGCGGAGGCCAGGCGGAGCGCATGA
- a CDS encoding response regulator, with amino-acid sequence MSTNSTKVLLVDDSPTVRNIVKIYLMNLRVEALEADDATRALKILQLVPVNLVIADINMPGMDGITFVKEVRASRNAQLRTVPILLLTAEKNVDLRQRGTEAGANAFIQKPVSHHELTETVRQFLSKA; translated from the coding sequence GTGAGCACCAACAGCACCAAGGTCTTGCTGGTGGACGACAGCCCGACCGTTCGGAACATCGTCAAGATCTACCTCATGAACCTCCGGGTGGAGGCGCTGGAGGCGGACGATGCGACTCGCGCGCTGAAGATCCTCCAGCTCGTCCCGGTGAATCTGGTCATCGCGGACATCAACATGCCCGGGATGGATGGCATCACCTTCGTCAAGGAGGTCCGGGCCAGCCGCAACGCGCAGCTGCGCACGGTGCCCATCCTGCTGTTGACGGCGGAGAAGAACGTGGACCTGCGCCAGCGGGGCACGGAGGCGGGCGCCAACGCGTTCATCCAGAAGCCGGTCTCCCACCACGAGCTGACGGAGACCGTCCGTCAGTTCCTGTCCAAGGCCTGA